From Brienomyrus brachyistius isolate T26 chromosome 18, BBRACH_0.4, whole genome shotgun sequence, one genomic window encodes:
- the LOC125712810 gene encoding glycerophosphodiester phosphodiesterase domain-containing protein 5-like, whose translation MGPTPVTLSRLRLGRLRVVRRRLLQRYEHQPLVSCLAGLYGCQWRRYQRTRAPPGGSCCNKVECASVALLVVTFGLTLVFLYFWSEAQNDYNDFDWFNFGNTGFWFPWSVVLLIIAVVLFAYISSLLMLAVCLLSEGQRLYLHWAHKIGVLVTLTFAIVATAVLSDLWSGEWSTLLLSFQVTAPYLHVGGVLMMTALSWPIALHFFRMTGRVRRAAALGLFLALLLALYLVPLGMYSPCIKEKGTLGPAPTLIGHRGAPMLAPENTQMSFEKAVELGVLGLETDVTISYDGVPFLMHDRTLRRTTNVWEVFPNRTEEPAAMFSWSELEQLNAGAWFLSRDPFGTASLLDTADRVRAQNQSVCTLRAFLDLAAQHGRLVIFDLYRPPRGHPYRDTWISRTLEVIHNESSIRSNQVLWLAPELREQVQELDPDLQQISGSRSSVEELQQKEITRLNLHYSSMSEEQISNYAAANISTNLYVVSQPWLYSLAWCAGAHSVTTNAPQVLRDLLHPLFLMTPEKYRLMWLLTDVVSAVLIFVFFSFHWWRERGLAFCTGSRQTQENGLYSKFRTEMSDVWSVSSVHAHAEGRSLPVTPNLSVISEVQEPSL comes from the exons ATGGGTCCAACGCCGGTGACCCTATCCAGGCTAAGGCTGGGCAGACTCAGGGTGGTGCGTCGGCGGCTCCTGCAGCGCTACGAGCACCAGCCTCTGGTGTCGTGCCTCGCGGGGCTTTACGGCTGCCAGTGGCGGCGATACCAGCGGACACGTGCACCCCCTGGTGGCAGCTGCTGTAACAAG GTGGAGTGCGCCAGCGTGGCACTCCTAGTGGTTACGTTCGGCTTAACCCTGGTGTTTCTGTACTTCTGGAGTGAAGCTCAGAATGATTACAATGACTTTGACTG GTTCAACTTTGGCAACACAGGCTTCTGGTTTCCCTGGTCAGTGGTGCTGCTGATCATCGCTGTGGTGCTTTTCGCTTATATTTCCTCGCTGCTG ATGCTTGCTGTGTGTCTGCTCTCGGAGGGTCAGAGGTTATATCTACATTGGGCTCACAAG ATTGGCGTCCTGGTGACACTGACATTTGCCATTGTGGCCACGGCGGTACTGTCCGACTTGTGGAGTGGGGAGTGGAGTACTCTCCTGCTCTCTTTCCAG GTCACGGCACCCTACCTCCATGTGGGCGGAGTCTTAATGATGACAGCTTTGTCCTGGCCAATAGCGTTGCATTTCTTCCGCATGACAGGCAGAG TGAGAAGGGCTGCTGCCCTGGGCTTGTTCCTGGCTCTGCTCCTTGCGCTCTACTTGGTGCCCCTGGGGATGTACTCGCCCTGCATCAAGGAAAAGGGCACCCTGGGTCCCGCTCCCACCCTCATTGGGCACAGAGGGGCCCCCATG CTCGCACCGGAAAATACCCAAATGTCCTTCGAGAAAGCAGTGGAACTTGGGGTCCTGGGCTTGGAGACCGATGTCACCATCAG CTACGATGGGGTGCCATTCCTGATGCACGACAGGACCCTGCGAAGGACGACCAACGTGTGGGAGGTGTTCCCCAACAGGACCGAGGAACCGGCTGCCATGTTTTCCTGGAGCGAACTGGAACAGCTCAACGCTGGGGCCTGGTTCCTCTCG CGGGACCCCTTTGGCACAGCCTCCTTGCTCGACACCGCTGACCGGGTCCGAGCCCAGAACCAGTCTGTGTGCACCCTGCGGGCCTTCCTGGACCTGGCAGCTCAGCACGGCCGGCTGGTCATCTTCGACCTTTACCGTCCACCCAGGGGCCACCCGTACCGGGATACCTGGATCAGCCGTACGTTGGAGGTCATCCATAACGAGTCCTCGATTCGCTCCAACCAG GTACTGTGGCTGGCCCCAGAGCTGAGGGAGCAGGTACAGGAGCTGGATCCTGACCTCCAGCAGATATCGGGAAGCAGGTCTTcggtggaggagctgcagcaaaAGGAGATCACCAGGCTCAACCTGCACTACAGCTCCATGTCCGAGGAGCAGATTAG CAATTATGCCGCAGCTAATATCAGCACCAACCTGTACGTGGTGAGTCAGCCCTGGCTCTACTCGCTCGCCTGGTGTGCCGGTGCTCATTCCGTCACCACCAACGCACCCCAGGTGCTCCGTGACCTCCTGCATCCACTGTTCCTCATG ACCCCTGAAAAGTATCGCTTGATGTGGCTCCTTACAGACGTTGTGTCCGCAGTGCTCATATTTGTGTTCTTCTCTTTTCACTG GTGGAGGGAGCGGGGGCTGGCTTTTTGCACCGGTAGCAGGCAGACACAAGAAAATGGGCTCTACAGCAAGTTTCGGACAG AGATGAGCGATGTGTGGTCCGTCTCCAGCGTTCACGCACATGCAGAGGGGCGAAGCCTGCCAGTCACCCCCAACCTGTCTGTGATCTCAGAAGTGCAGGAGCCCTCTCTCTGA